The proteins below come from a single Vanacampus margaritifer isolate UIUO_Vmar chromosome 10, RoL_Vmar_1.0, whole genome shotgun sequence genomic window:
- the clcf1 gene encoding cardiotrophin-like cytokine factor 1, whose protein sequence is MTAGVISGAVKSFKPLKYVHQIHLVFLLAASAPATAGSSHTLANERSSIESTYELTKFLEYQLKEIKDVYLTYLGPPFNDKDFSPPRPNSTALTLPSAATRLELWHGLENQARLAQNQRAYSVLLAAVRELARSTLCPSLKTSLLHFCTGLDGLLGSISALMTTLGYALPEKKPGDLQRTAGGDGPVPLISSGSYRSRTRERTGRRSQGEREGGVNVDVKRGKARRRLEADGGRSDGSREKVRGERRRGRREEPEAWKWDWEEEERAVGTRRWGRSLLSVGEDAEAGEGFSYNLQILHTDTLRKEDGVIVDGGKSFFVDFSSPHHQRRPPRSLLPPTLHPPPSTLSLLYQPGPGEEHGLVPTAPALSLHGGPSLLSSSSSSSAVLLSVRPAMSDFARKVEGFWILRELQSWLWRSAKDFNRLKRRLRG, encoded by the exons atgaCGGCGGGGGTCATTTCTGGGGCTGTGAAATCCTTCAAACCTCTGAAATATG TTCATCAAATCCACCTCGTGTTCTTATTGGCTGCTTCCGCACCCGCCACCGCGGGTTCGTCCCACACCTTGGCCAACGAAAGGAGTTCAATCGAGAGCACATACGAGCTCACCAAATTTCTGGAATACCAGCTCAAGGAAATCAAAGATGTCTAT CTGACATACCTCGGCCCCCCGTTCAACGATAAAGACTTTTCGCCGCCGAGGCCCAATAGCACGGCTCTCACGCTGCCCAGCGCCGCCACCCGCCTGGAGCTGTGGCACGGCCTGGAGAACCAAGCCCGCCTGGCTCAGAACCAGAGGGCCTACTCGGTCCTGTTGGCGGCTGTGAGGGAGCTGGCTCGCTCCACCCTCTGCCCCTCCCTCAAGACCTCCCTGctgcacttctgcacaggcctGGACGGCCTTTTGGGCTCCATATCGGCGCTGATGACCACCCTGGGCTACGCCCTTCCTGAGAAGAAACCCGGTGACCTTCAGAGGACGGCGGGGGGAGACGGCCCGGTGCCTCTGATCAGCAGCGGCTCGTACAGGTCCAGAACCAGGGAGAGGACTGGGAGGCGGAGCCAAGGTGAGAGGGAGGGCGGTGTCAACGTGGACGTGAAGCGAGGGAAAGCGAGGAGGCGACTGGAGGCGGATGGAGGAAGGAGCGACGGATCGAGGGAGAAGGTAagaggagagaggaggagagggaggcgGGAAGAGCCAGAGGCCTGGAAGTGGGactgggaggaggaggagcgagcGGTAGGGACGAGGAGATGGGGGAGGAGCTTGTTGAGCGTCGGCGAGGATGCCGAAGCCGGGGAGGGATTCAGCTACAACCTCCAAATTCTTCACACGGACACGCTCAGGAAGGAGGACGGCGTCATTGTGGACGGAGGGAAGAGCTTCTTCGTGGACTTCTCCTCGCCACATCATCAACGCCGGCCTCCTCGCTCCCTCCTCCCCCCCACGCTGCATCCCCCTCCATCCACCCTCTCCCTTCTCTACCAGCCCGGGCCAGGTGAGGAGCACGGCCTCGTCCCCACGGCCCCGGCGCTGTCATTACATGGAGGCCCCTCGCTCCTCTCGTCCTCCTCGTCATCGTCGGCCGTGCTCCTCTCCGTGCGGCCGGCCATGAGCGACTTCGCCAGGAAGGTGGAAGGCTTTTGGATACTGCGCGAGCTGCAGAGTTGGTTGTGGCGTTCGGCGAAAGACTTTAATCGCCTCAAGAGGAGACTGAGAGGATGA